A single Eulemur rufifrons isolate Redbay chromosome 9, OSU_ERuf_1, whole genome shotgun sequence DNA region contains:
- the KCNJ16 gene encoding inward rectifier potassium channel 16, which translates to MSYYGSSYRIVNVDSKYPGYPPEHVIAEKRRARRRLLHKDGSCNVYFKHIFGEWGSYVVDIFTTLVDTKWRHMFVIFSLSYILSWLIFGSIFWLIAFHHGDLLNDPDITPCVDNVHSFTAAFLFSLETQTTIGYGYRCVTEECSVAVLMVILQSILSCIINTFIIGAALAKMATARKRAQTIRFSYFALIGMRDGKLCLMWRIGDFRPNHVVEGTVRAQLLRYTEDSEGRMTMAFKDLKLVNDQIILVTPVTIVHEIDQESPLYALDRKAVAKDNFEILVTFIYTGDSTGTSHQSRSSYVPREILWGHRFHDVLEVKRKYYKVNCLQFEGSVEVYAPFCSAKQLDWKDQQLHNMEKPPPVRDSCTSDTKVRRRSFSAVAIVSSCENPEENTTSATDECKEAPYQKAFLTLNRISVESQM; encoded by the coding sequence ATGAGCTATTACGGCAGCAGCTATAGGATTGTAAACGTGGACTCCAAATACCCCGGCTACCCCCCAGAGCACGTGATAGCTGAGAAGAGAAGAGCAAGAAGACGTCTGCTCCACAAAGACGGCAGCTGTAATGTGTACTTCAAGCACATTTTCGGAGAATGGGGGAGCTATGTGGTTGACATCTTCACCACTCTTGTGGACACCAAGTGGCGCCATATGTTtgtgatattttctttgtcttatattCTCTCATGGTTGATATTTGGCTCCATCTTTTGGCTCATAGCGTTTCATCACGGAGATCTGTTGAATGACCCAGACATCACACCTTGTGTTGACAATGTCCATTCCTTCACAGCGGCGTTTTTATTTTCCCTCGAGACCCAAACCACCATAGGATATGGTTACCGTTGTGTCACTGAAGAATGCTCTGTGGCAGTGCTCATGGTGATCCTTCAGTCCATCTTAAGTTGCATCATAAATACCTTCATCATTGGAGCTGCCTTGGCCAAAATGGCAACTGCTCGGAAGAGAGCCCAAACCATTCGTTTTAGCTATTTTGCGCTCATAGGCATGAGAGATGGGAAGCTTTGCCTCATGTGGCGCATTGGTGATTTCCGACCAAACCATGTGGTAGAGGGAACAGTTAGAGCCCAACTTCTCCGCTACACAGAAGACAGCGAAGGGAGGATGACAATGGCGTTTAAAGACCTCAAATTAGTCAATGACCAGATCATCCTTGTCACACCAGTAACTATTGTTCATGAAATTGACCAGGAGAGCCCTCTGTATGCCCTCGACCGCAAAGCAGTAGCCAAAGATAACTTCGAGATTTTGGTGACGTTTATCTATACTGGTGATTCCACTGGGACATCCCACCAATCTAGAAGCTCCTACGTTCCCCGAGAAATTCTCTGGGGCCATAGGTTTCATGATGTCTTGGAAGTGAAGAGAAAGTATTACAAAGTGAACTGTCTGCAGTTTGAGGGAAGTGTTGAAGTATATGCCCCCTTTTGCAGCGCCAAACAGTTGGACTGGAAAGACCAGCAGCTGCACAACATGGAAAAACCACCACCAGTTCGAGACTCCTGCACATCAGACACCAAGGTCAGACGAAGATCATTTAGTGCAGTTGCCATTGTCAGCAGCTGTGAAAACCCAGAGGAGAACACCACTTCTGCCACGGATGAGTGTAAGGAAGCACCTTACCAGAAAGCTTTCCTGACTTTAAATAGAATCTCTGTAGAATCCCAAATGTAG